GTAAAGCCCAACATGATGGGTCGGTGTCACCGGAGCTAACACATCATGTAAACACGATTGTAAACGCGTAGCGTAAATCTGAGAGACACTCAAAGAACAAGCTACAGCAACAGCAGCGATTACTGTTAAAGTTTTTTTCATTATCGATTAAATCTTAATTTTTTAAACTACTAGGCGAAACAGTCTAAAAGATTCATCTGTGTTTTGCGATAGTTTTTGAACTTATTTAGCCCTGGAGATAAGAACAAACTCACTGCAATATCATTACCTGTCTTAGATTCAAGAATGCTGACTAAATTACTCACTCCCTGCATAGAACCAGTTTTACCCCGTATTTTGCCATTTAATCCACGAGGAACTGAATAATAAACGAGCTGGCCATCCAGGCCAAGCCTTGGCAATAACGCATAGACTTTTTTATACAAAGCGTGCTTTTTATATAAAGCAATTAATAACTGATTAAATTGCTCGGGGGTCACTTGATTATAGCGAGATAAGCCCGAACCATCATAAAGCAACCAATGCTCGGTCTCTAAATTTAACTTCTTCGCTAAAATGGCCTTAACTGCCGCAACTCCATCAGTAAAACTACCGGCGTGACCATAATAAAGCTGACCTAACTTTTTTTAATAACGCCTCAGCTTCAATATTATTAGAGGTCGCTAGCATATCTTGAATAATTAAGTTTAGCGTTTGTGAATGAAAGCTCATTAAAAGCTTACTACTGCTGGCAAGACTCCCCTCTTTCACCTGCCCTCGCCAGACAATTCCTCGCGCCTTAAAGCCTTGCTTTAAACGCTGCTCTAGGTAATTAACGGGATCACGCACTGCTAATGCTAAACCATAAGACTGCTCTTGCTGCATGCAGCCGTAAAGCACAACCTGATTACCAGGCTTTATGGCAACC
This genomic stretch from Piscirickettsia litoralis harbors:
- a CDS encoding D-alanyl-D-alanine carboxypeptidase: MLAKKLNLETEHWLLYDGSGLSRYNQVTPEQFNQLLIALYKKHALYKKVYALLPRLGLDGQLVYYSVPRGLNGKIRGKTGSMQGVSNLVSILESKTGNDIAVSLFLSPGLNKFKNYRKTQMNLLDCFA